A single genomic interval of Granulicella tundricola MP5ACTX9 harbors:
- a CDS encoding DUF1501 domain-containing protein: MATNRRSFIKYASLAAAGNAAGLRPFGMLNSLAQSATDYKALVCVFLYGGNDANNLLIPNDTKGYANYATVRGPLALAQSGLLPLGSNGLYALNPNLPDIQTLFNSNNAALVTNVGTLIQPTTRAEYLAAGATVPTNLFSHTDQQLEWQNAAQSGATPSGWAGRIADTISTQYNPNGKIPMITSVAGDTLFCNGANSTPVSVSPGNLGGASCSEGTTECAAQQMTAQQLVSFSSGLSLVQADNSITSNAYTYAKTLSDAVQSVNALKTVFPANNGLAAQLKQIAQIIQVQASLGVSRQIFFAGVGNFDTHSDQITLQGNLLAQISPALAAFYAATQELNVANNVTTFTMSDFSRTFQPNSNTGSDHAWGAHHMVLGGAVKGGKMYGTFPTLALAGPDDSGSNGRWVPTTASVQYAATLASWFGVSNAQMSSIFPNIGSFSTANLGFV; encoded by the coding sequence ATGGCTACGAATCGGCGGAGTTTTATCAAGTACGCATCACTGGCGGCGGCGGGAAATGCGGCGGGGTTGAGGCCTTTTGGGATGCTGAACTCGCTGGCGCAGAGTGCGACCGACTATAAGGCGCTGGTTTGCGTGTTTCTATACGGCGGGAATGACGCGAATAATCTGCTGATTCCGAACGATACGAAGGGCTATGCGAACTATGCGACGGTGCGTGGGCCGCTGGCTCTGGCGCAGTCGGGGCTGCTTCCGCTGGGATCGAATGGTTTGTATGCGCTGAATCCGAATCTGCCGGATATCCAGACGCTGTTCAACTCCAACAATGCGGCGCTGGTGACGAACGTGGGGACGCTGATTCAGCCGACGACTCGGGCGGAGTATCTGGCGGCTGGTGCTACTGTGCCGACGAATCTTTTTTCGCATACTGATCAGCAGTTGGAGTGGCAGAATGCGGCGCAGTCCGGGGCTACACCTTCCGGGTGGGCGGGGCGGATCGCGGATACGATCTCGACGCAGTACAACCCGAATGGGAAGATTCCGATGATTACGTCCGTCGCGGGGGATACGCTGTTCTGCAATGGGGCGAATAGTACGCCGGTGTCGGTGAGCCCGGGGAACCTGGGTGGTGCGAGCTGCTCCGAGGGGACGACGGAGTGTGCGGCGCAGCAGATGACGGCGCAGCAGCTGGTGAGTTTCAGCTCTGGGTTGAGCTTGGTGCAGGCGGATAACTCGATTACGTCAAACGCTTATACCTATGCGAAGACGCTGTCCGATGCGGTGCAGTCCGTGAATGCGCTGAAGACGGTGTTTCCGGCGAACAATGGACTGGCGGCCCAGTTGAAGCAGATTGCACAGATCATCCAGGTGCAGGCTTCGCTGGGGGTCTCGAGGCAGATCTTCTTTGCGGGTGTGGGGAACTTCGATACGCACTCGGATCAGATCACGCTGCAGGGGAACCTGCTGGCGCAGATCAGTCCGGCGCTGGCTGCGTTCTATGCGGCTACGCAGGAGCTGAATGTGGCTAATAATGTGACGACGTTTACGATGTCGGACTTCAGCCGGACGTTCCAGCCGAACTCGAATACGGGGTCCGATCATGCGTGGGGAGCGCACCATATGGTGCTGGGTGGGGCGGTGAAGGGCGGCAAGATGTATGGGACTTTCCCGACGCTTGCGCTTGCGGGGCCGGATGATTCGGGGTCGAATGGGCGATGGGTTCCGACTACGGCTAGTGTGCAGTATGCGGCTACGCTGGCTAGCTGGTTTGGGGTTAGTAATGCTCAGATGAGCTCGATCTTTCCGAATATTGGGTCGTTCTCTACGGCTAATTTGGGGTTTGTTTAG
- a CDS encoding EamA family transporter: protein MHHATSPLITWTCIAFVAALAIAGEVLIAAAMRNIGDLDLIRAHSGIPGAARKVLANPTFLAGAFCMALNFFAMLYTLSKVDLSLAAPGIASFNYVGNAIAARLFLKEDVDRRRWLAVLFVAVGVYLLAR, encoded by the coding sequence GTGCACCACGCCACCTCACCCCTCATCACCTGGACCTGCATCGCCTTCGTCGCAGCCCTCGCCATTGCCGGCGAGGTCCTCATCGCAGCAGCCATGCGCAACATCGGCGACCTCGACCTCATCCGCGCCCACTCCGGCATCCCCGGAGCCGCACGCAAGGTCCTCGCCAACCCCACCTTCCTCGCCGGCGCATTCTGCATGGCGCTCAACTTCTTCGCCATGCTTTACACCCTCTCCAAGGTCGATCTCTCGCTAGCCGCCCCCGGCATAGCCAGCTTCAACTACGTAGGCAACGCCATAGCCGCCCGCCTCTTCCTTAAGGAAGACGTAGACCGCCGCCGCTGGCTCGCCGTCCTCTTCGTAGCCGTAGGCGTCTACCTCCTCGCCCGCTAA
- a CDS encoding transporter produces MTHRLTSQQYLTLLAVVLTASFGDALLSRGMAQIGQVDLHHLPLLFHALANLNVIAGIFLLIGFFASYMTALSWADLTFVMPATAFGNVVIALISRFILHEHLSLSRWVGILLLTSAVGFVANRPARTDLATAPGVAL; encoded by the coding sequence ATGACCCACAGACTCACATCCCAGCAATACCTCACCCTCCTCGCGGTCGTCCTCACCGCCTCCTTCGGTGACGCCCTACTCTCAAGAGGCATGGCCCAAATCGGCCAGGTTGATCTCCACCATCTCCCACTCCTCTTCCACGCCCTCGCGAACCTCAACGTCATCGCCGGAATCTTCCTCCTCATCGGCTTCTTCGCCTCGTACATGACCGCCCTCTCCTGGGCCGACCTCACCTTCGTCATGCCCGCCACCGCCTTCGGCAACGTCGTCATCGCCCTCATTAGCCGCTTCATCCTGCACGAGCATCTTTCGCTCTCACGCTGGGTCGGCATCCTTCTCCTCACCTCTGCCGTAGGTTTCGTCGCCAACCGCCCCGCCCGCACCGACCTCGCCACCGCCCCCGGGGTCGCCCTCTAG
- the hpnJ gene encoding hopanoid biosynthesis associated radical SAM protein HpnJ — MVRLNKPMNKPLKTLLLNPPSFENFDGGASSRWPAVREIESYWYPVWLAYPAGLLEGSRLLDAPPHHVSADETIEIAKSYEFLVLFTSTVGWAGDHALAQAIKKANPTIKIAFVGPPVTTDPYRALNECSAIDFVCRREFDFTVVEFANHKPINEILGLTYRNPEGGFFDNPDRPQVEKLDKPDMPWATEIYARDMDVTKYNVPFLLHPYVSLYSTRGCPAQCTFCLWPQTLSGHAWRKRSTDDVAAEMANAKKLFPHVKEFFFDDDTFNIQKERTIELCAKLKPLNITWSCTSRVTTHRETLKAMKEAGCRLLIVGFESGDPQILKNIKKGATVERAREFVKDCHDLGLIIHADFILGLPGETKQSIRNTIDFAKSLDCETIQVSIAHAYPGTEFYEFAEKNGFITNHKMDDDAGHQMAHIEYPGLPVEYVMEMVHKFYDEYYFRPKAAFRVVWKAIVNRDVPRLYVEAKSFMKLRSQRNKASRKMKEENALKAQESVSMNA; from the coding sequence ATGGTAAGATTGAACAAACCGATGAACAAGCCTCTGAAGACCCTGCTCCTCAATCCGCCGTCCTTTGAGAACTTTGACGGAGGCGCCAGCTCACGTTGGCCCGCCGTTCGTGAGATCGAGTCCTACTGGTACCCCGTCTGGCTCGCCTATCCCGCAGGCCTCCTCGAAGGTTCCCGCCTCCTCGACGCTCCGCCGCACCACGTCAGCGCCGACGAGACCATTGAGATCGCCAAGAGCTACGAGTTCCTCGTCCTGTTCACCTCAACGGTAGGCTGGGCCGGCGATCACGCCCTCGCTCAGGCCATCAAGAAGGCGAACCCCACCATCAAGATCGCCTTCGTAGGCCCACCCGTCACCACGGACCCCTACCGCGCACTGAACGAGTGCTCCGCCATCGACTTCGTCTGCCGCCGCGAGTTCGACTTTACCGTAGTCGAGTTCGCCAACCACAAGCCGATCAATGAAATCCTCGGCCTCACCTACCGCAATCCGGAAGGCGGCTTCTTCGATAACCCGGACCGCCCGCAGGTAGAAAAGCTCGATAAGCCCGACATGCCCTGGGCCACCGAGATCTACGCCCGCGACATGGACGTCACCAAGTACAACGTCCCGTTCCTGCTCCACCCCTACGTCTCGCTCTACAGCACCCGCGGCTGCCCGGCCCAATGCACCTTCTGCCTCTGGCCCCAGACCCTCTCCGGCCACGCCTGGCGCAAGCGCTCCACGGACGACGTAGCCGCTGAAATGGCCAACGCCAAGAAGCTCTTCCCCCACGTCAAAGAGTTCTTCTTCGACGACGACACCTTCAATATCCAGAAAGAGCGCACCATTGAGCTCTGCGCCAAGCTCAAGCCGCTCAACATCACCTGGTCCTGCACCTCGCGCGTCACCACCCATCGCGAGACCCTCAAGGCCATGAAGGAAGCCGGCTGCCGCCTCCTTATCGTAGGCTTCGAGTCCGGCGACCCTCAGATCCTCAAGAACATCAAAAAGGGTGCCACCGTCGAGCGCGCACGCGAGTTCGTCAAGGACTGCCACGACCTCGGCCTCATCATCCACGCCGACTTCATCCTCGGCCTCCCCGGTGAGACCAAGCAGTCCATTCGCAACACCATCGACTTCGCCAAATCCCTCGACTGCGAGACCATCCAGGTCTCCATCGCCCACGCTTATCCGGGCACGGAGTTCTATGAGTTCGCCGAAAAGAACGGCTTCATCACCAATCACAAGATGGACGACGATGCCGGCCACCAGATGGCACACATCGAGTACCCCGGCCTCCCCGTCGAGTACGTCATGGAGATGGTCCACAAGTTCTACGACGAATACTACTTCCGCCCCAAGGCAGCCTTCCGCGTCGTATGGAAGGCCATCGTCAACCGCGACGTGCCCCGTCTCTACGTCGAAGCCAAGTCCTTCATGAAGCTTCGTTCGCAGCGCAACAAGGCCTCGCGCAAGATGAAGGAAGAGAACGCACTCAAGGCCCAGGAATCAGTCAGCATGAACGCATAA
- a CDS encoding TolC family protein, with product MRATRTLSQRNRPGTKPTSPARLTCLLIAGLSVPAFHQAEAQLSLSTAVDLALTNNPRVKAAESDSAKAAAALAATHDIYVPSLNAGAGLGESYGYSPNPPTLFTFSAQSLVYNAAQFSYIRSAHSGLEASNLALQDVREAVAEDAALTFVALDHDQQREAVLRQQAEYSMKLVSIVLARVDAGKDTAIDLTQARLTGAQFRLALHRAQDDTENDRTHLQRIMGVPVTTVTAEGGFPTTPLPTDSNSLPGGAPNAGVAAAFFTARAKQQQAFGDARFLYRPQFSLIVEYNRYATFTNSFQQLQSNNKNAINANEEVIGVQITLPLFDRYRKDKARESAADARHSLHEAENAQITVLDAQTKLNHTILELQDRAEVASLEQQLAQQQLDVLQLQLNSTTPGAAPQMTPKDEQNSRISEREKYLGVIDTSFQLHQAEISLMRQTGRLEQWLRRSSLTTSPAPSSPLQPNP from the coding sequence ATGAGGGCGACCCGCACACTCTCACAGCGCAACCGCCCGGGAACGAAGCCAACCAGCCCGGCCCGTTTGACCTGCCTTCTCATCGCCGGTCTTTCGGTCCCCGCCTTCCATCAGGCTGAAGCTCAGCTCTCCCTCTCCACGGCCGTCGATCTCGCCTTGACGAATAACCCCCGCGTCAAGGCAGCCGAGTCCGATTCCGCCAAGGCCGCAGCCGCGCTCGCGGCCACGCATGATATCTACGTGCCATCCCTCAACGCCGGCGCAGGCTTGGGCGAGTCCTACGGCTACAGCCCCAATCCTCCCACGCTCTTCACCTTCAGCGCGCAGTCGCTCGTCTATAACGCAGCGCAGTTCTCCTACATTCGCTCCGCTCATTCCGGGCTGGAGGCGTCCAATCTCGCTCTCCAGGATGTTCGTGAGGCCGTCGCGGAAGACGCCGCGCTGACCTTCGTCGCACTCGATCACGATCAGCAGCGTGAAGCCGTCCTCCGCCAGCAGGCCGAGTACTCCATGAAGCTCGTCAGCATCGTCCTTGCCCGCGTCGACGCAGGCAAGGACACCGCCATCGACCTGACCCAGGCCAGGCTCACCGGCGCCCAGTTCCGCCTCGCCCTGCACCGCGCCCAGGACGATACGGAGAATGATCGCACCCATCTCCAGCGCATCATGGGCGTACCCGTGACCACCGTCACCGCAGAGGGCGGCTTCCCCACCACTCCCTTGCCCACGGATTCCAACTCGCTCCCCGGTGGAGCTCCCAACGCAGGCGTTGCCGCGGCTTTCTTCACCGCCCGCGCCAAGCAGCAGCAGGCTTTTGGCGATGCTCGCTTCCTCTACCGACCCCAGTTCTCCCTCATCGTCGAGTACAACCGCTACGCCACCTTCACCAACTCGTTTCAACAACTGCAAAGCAACAATAAGAATGCCATCAACGCCAATGAGGAAGTCATCGGCGTTCAGATAACCCTTCCCCTTTTCGACCGCTACAGAAAAGACAAAGCTCGTGAGAGCGCAGCCGATGCGCGGCACTCCCTGCACGAAGCCGAAAACGCCCAGATCACCGTCCTCGACGCCCAGACCAAGCTCAACCACACCATCTTGGAGCTTCAGGATCGAGCCGAAGTCGCCAGCCTTGAGCAGCAGCTTGCCCAGCAACAGCTTGATGTCCTGCAGCTTCAACTCAACTCCACCACCCCGGGCGCAGCCCCACAGATGACCCCCAAGGACGAGCAGAACTCGCGCATCTCGGAGCGGGAGAAGTATCTCGGGGTCATCGATACATCCTTCCAGCTTCACCAGGCTGAAATCTCGCTTATGCGTCAGACCGGACGACTGGAACAATGGCTCCGCCGGTCCTCGCTCACCACAAGCCCTGCCCCTTCGTCTCCTCTACAGCCCAATCCGTAG
- a CDS encoding efflux RND transporter periplasmic adaptor subunit, producing the protein MANSGQTRSTTILLWIGGLVGAILIIFGIRALTREKIPVRVTTASLQPLISTVPTTGKVEPIHEYQAHAPGPGVIQKIYVEVNQHIKAGTLLMRMNDADAIARLASAQSTLSGAQLNQQVIGSGGTLEERTHFNQDIAAAQTEQRNAQNDLATEQKLQQQGAASAGEVLRAQQRLQTANTALANAQSHTASRFDSGDQRGAAARLNDAKNNLTAAQAGVAAVDIRSPIDGTVYSIPFSAYDFVPSGADDLLDVADLTKLQVRAYFDEPVIGQLAQGQPVKIVWDARPNVAWHGHILRAPTTVSSYGTRSVGEAIITVDDAKGDLLPNVNVTVTVTVSELPDALSIPREALHTEGANNYVYRIVNGHLTQTPVKVGAVNLTRVQITSGLDKNETVVLGPVMSSQELVDGLQVIQVK; encoded by the coding sequence ATGGCTAACTCAGGGCAAACTCGTTCCACGACTATTCTTCTTTGGATCGGTGGCCTCGTCGGAGCCATCCTGATCATCTTTGGCATCCGCGCCCTCACCCGCGAGAAGATTCCGGTGCGCGTCACCACCGCCTCTCTCCAGCCGCTGATCAGCACCGTTCCCACCACCGGCAAGGTCGAGCCCATCCATGAGTACCAGGCCCACGCACCCGGCCCCGGCGTCATCCAGAAGATCTACGTTGAGGTCAACCAGCACATCAAGGCCGGCACCCTCCTCATGCGCATGAACGACGCCGATGCCATCGCCCGCCTCGCCAGTGCCCAGTCCACCCTCTCCGGTGCCCAGCTTAACCAGCAGGTCATCGGCTCCGGCGGCACCCTGGAAGAGCGCACCCACTTTAACCAGGACATAGCCGCAGCTCAGACTGAGCAGCGCAACGCCCAGAACGATCTCGCCACGGAGCAGAAGCTGCAGCAGCAGGGCGCAGCCTCCGCCGGCGAGGTCCTTCGCGCCCAGCAGCGCCTCCAGACCGCCAACACCGCCCTCGCCAATGCCCAGTCCCACACAGCCAGCCGATTTGACTCAGGCGATCAGCGTGGTGCCGCAGCCCGTCTCAACGATGCAAAGAACAATCTCACCGCAGCCCAGGCAGGAGTCGCCGCCGTAGACATCCGCTCGCCCATCGACGGCACCGTCTACTCCATTCCCTTCTCCGCTTACGACTTTGTACCCTCCGGCGCGGACGATCTCCTCGACGTAGCCGACCTTACCAAGCTTCAGGTTCGCGCTTACTTTGACGAGCCCGTCATCGGCCAGCTTGCCCAGGGACAGCCCGTCAAGATCGTCTGGGATGCACGGCCCAACGTCGCCTGGCACGGTCACATCCTGCGTGCTCCCACTACCGTCAGCAGCTACGGCACCCGCAGCGTGGGTGAGGCCATCATCACCGTGGACGACGCCAAGGGCGACCTGCTCCCGAACGTCAACGTGACCGTCACCGTGACCGTCTCTGAGCTTCCCGACGCCCTCAGCATCCCCCGGGAAGCCCTCCACACAGAAGGTGCCAACAACTACGTCTATCGCATCGTCAACGGCCATCTCACTCAGACGCCCGTCAAAGTCGGTGCCGTCAATCTGACGCGTGTTCAGATCACCAGCGGGCTCGACAAGAATGAAACGGTCGTACTCGGCCCTGTCATGAGTAGCCAGGAACTGGTCGATGGCCTTCAGGTGATTCAGGTCAAATGA
- the recJ gene encoding single-stranded-DNA-specific exonuclease RecJ, whose translation MPAPKRWVVTPPVSAATAALRSQLDCPEPIASLLASRGITDPKPFLDPSLDDLLDPLTLLGMTAAVARIEQAVRQGEKILIYGDYDVDGTVATVLLKTAIERTAAPGKPAQVTYHVPHRIREGYGMQTNVLGLAANSGITLVISVDTGIRAFAAAAEARALGLDLIVTDHHLPDGAAGIPDALAVINPAQPGCPYLNKNLCGAAVAFKLAQALLQNAAQTPDQQLRLKQTIIPSFLKLVAIATIADSVSLTGENRAIAWLGLRELANPIQPGLRALMQVAKLPLDRPPTATEVGFRLAPRINAAGRMDVASDVVELFLTRDSHIARELAQKLDDLNQDRRATEAAALEAIEMQLLTMTSPEGLYAPEVIVLSHPEWHRGVLGILASRVVDRTGRPALVMTESDGDAHGSGRSIAGFHLLDALTAIHDIDATLFTRFGGHAHAVGFSLPTTRLPLLRDRIKLHSTSLLIQEMLIPEIVCDLELMQADLTPDLCQWIDRCAPFGNAAPEPVFLTRNLILSAPIRIIKERHICIPLVSATGNSLSAMGWSRSSTPDWPTRCAAFDLRPGSAIDAVFRLRENKHPQYGGVELELIDLAPAQSPLNSPTYK comes from the coding sequence TTGCCCGCACCAAAACGCTGGGTCGTGACGCCCCCCGTCTCAGCCGCAACAGCCGCTTTACGCTCCCAACTCGACTGCCCCGAGCCAATCGCATCACTCCTGGCCAGCAGAGGCATCACCGACCCAAAACCATTCCTGGACCCGTCCCTGGACGATCTCCTCGACCCCCTGACGCTCCTCGGCATGACCGCCGCCGTAGCCCGCATAGAACAAGCCGTCCGCCAGGGCGAAAAGATCCTCATCTACGGCGACTACGACGTAGACGGCACAGTAGCCACCGTCCTCCTCAAAACCGCGATAGAACGTACCGCCGCACCCGGCAAGCCCGCACAAGTCACCTATCACGTCCCTCACCGCATCCGCGAAGGCTACGGCATGCAGACCAACGTCCTCGGCCTCGCCGCCAACTCCGGCATCACCCTGGTCATCTCGGTCGACACCGGCATCCGAGCCTTCGCCGCCGCCGCCGAAGCCCGCGCCCTCGGCCTGGACCTCATCGTCACCGACCACCACCTCCCTGACGGAGCCGCCGGCATCCCCGACGCCCTCGCCGTCATCAACCCCGCCCAACCCGGGTGCCCCTACCTCAACAAAAATCTCTGCGGAGCAGCAGTAGCCTTCAAGCTCGCGCAAGCCCTCCTGCAGAACGCCGCCCAAACCCCAGACCAGCAACTCCGCCTGAAGCAGACCATCATCCCATCCTTCCTCAAGCTGGTCGCCATCGCCACCATCGCGGACTCGGTCTCGCTCACCGGCGAGAATCGCGCCATCGCCTGGCTCGGCCTCCGCGAGCTCGCCAACCCCATCCAGCCCGGCCTCCGAGCCCTCATGCAAGTCGCCAAGCTCCCCCTCGACCGCCCCCCCACCGCCACAGAAGTAGGCTTCCGCCTGGCACCAAGAATTAACGCCGCCGGCCGCATGGACGTAGCCAGCGACGTAGTCGAGCTCTTCCTCACCCGCGACTCCCACATCGCCCGAGAACTCGCGCAGAAGTTAGACGACCTCAACCAGGACCGCCGAGCCACAGAAGCCGCCGCCCTCGAAGCCATAGAGATGCAGCTCCTCACCATGACCAGCCCCGAAGGCCTCTACGCCCCGGAGGTCATCGTCCTCAGCCATCCCGAGTGGCACCGCGGCGTCCTCGGCATCCTCGCCTCCCGCGTCGTCGACCGCACCGGTCGCCCTGCCCTCGTCATGACCGAGTCCGATGGCGACGCCCACGGCTCCGGCCGTTCCATCGCCGGCTTCCACCTCCTCGACGCCCTCACCGCCATACACGACATAGACGCCACCCTCTTCACCCGCTTCGGAGGCCACGCCCACGCTGTAGGCTTCTCCCTCCCCACCACCCGGCTCCCCCTCCTCCGCGATCGAATCAAGCTCCACTCCACATCCCTGTTAATTCAGGAGATGCTCATCCCGGAGATCGTCTGTGATCTAGAGTTGATGCAAGCCGATCTCACGCCCGATCTCTGCCAATGGATTGACCGCTGCGCCCCCTTCGGCAACGCCGCCCCGGAACCTGTCTTCCTCACCCGCAACCTCATCCTCTCCGCTCCCATCCGCATCATCAAGGAGCGCCACATCTGCATCCCGCTCGTCTCGGCTACAGGCAATTCCCTCAGTGCCATGGGCTGGAGCCGTTCCAGCACCCCTGACTGGCCCACCCGCTGCGCCGCATTCGATCTCCGCCCCGGCTCCGCCATAGACGCCGTCTTCCGTCTCCGAGAGAACAAGCACCCCCAGTATGGCGGTGTTGAACTCGAGCTCATCGACCTCGCTCCAGCCCAGTCCCCACTCAATTCACCCACATACAAATAA
- a CDS encoding DUF507 family protein, whose product MIFSKDYVGYLARQTVKHLVSEKMIHSDKVGVLNERVTNSMIEELALEDRINDEVRVILEAFQEDMRKTGASYPEMFKKVKNELARKYKAVL is encoded by the coding sequence ATGATTTTTTCCAAGGACTATGTCGGTTACCTGGCTCGCCAGACGGTGAAACATCTCGTCTCCGAGAAGATGATTCATTCTGATAAGGTTGGCGTTCTCAATGAGCGCGTGACGAACAGCATGATTGAAGAGCTTGCGCTCGAAGACCGCATCAATGATGAGGTTCGGGTGATCCTCGAAGCTTTTCAGGAGGACATGCGGAAGACTGGCGCAAGTTATCCGGAGATGTTCAAGAAGGTCAAGAACGAACTGGCCCGCAAGTACAAGGCGGTGCTATGA
- a CDS encoding DUF507 family protein has protein sequence MRITADKLNKLAHTVADSLAGIPECDFLEDRNTIRQEARKILTKLLADEMKLDAGARLKIASQRKIIVEGSQEWDILYRKYYNDEVKKLGI, from the coding sequence ATGAGAATTACGGCCGATAAACTGAACAAGCTGGCGCATACGGTTGCCGACTCACTGGCTGGGATTCCGGAGTGCGACTTCCTGGAGGATCGGAATACGATCCGGCAGGAGGCTCGGAAGATCCTGACGAAGCTGCTGGCGGATGAGATGAAGCTGGACGCCGGGGCGCGGTTGAAGATTGCGTCGCAGCGGAAGATCATCGTCGAAGGCTCGCAGGAGTGGGACATTCTTTACCGGAAGTACTATAACGACGAGGTCAAGAAGCTCGGAATCTAG
- a CDS encoding cupin domain-containing protein — MSPVWVRFAAGYWHELINESGADAYFMPIQDAGMHSYLRTLDIPFYRHD; from the coding sequence GTGTCGCCAGTATGGGTGCGGTTCGCTGCAGGCTACTGGCATGAACTCATCAATGAGTCCGGTGCTGACGCCTACTTCATGCCGATTCAGGATGCGGGCATGCATTCCTACTTGAGGACGCTCGACATCCCGTTCTATCGCCACGACTAG